Proteins encoded within one genomic window of Fretibacterium sp. OH1220_COT-178:
- a CDS encoding Gfo/Idh/MocA family protein yields the protein MRKLLGGIIGGGENSFIGYAHRAAATLDGEAEIVAGVLSSDPERGRARGAALGLDPSRVYPDCESMIRGEKALPEGRRVDFVIIAVPNAPHHELSMAFLKEGFHVFSDKPMAVSLAQALSIRAEAKRRGLLYALTHGYTGYPMVKQARHLVREGELGRLLRVVVEYTQGWLAPLVENPEAFTTWHLNPDVSGPSCTMMDVGVHAINLVNTVTGLVPEQICADLGSAIPGNPLDDNGSVLIRFDGGVRGLLHASQVSSGEGNALRLRVYGTRGGLFWDQENPDVLECMNPDGTSTIYRKGSACLCEDARGAARLPGGHPEGLVRAFANIYQGGFKAIRGERDRPGWDYPCSFQGTVTLAFVEAVLKSSASKSWTDVARVE from the coding sequence GTGCGAAAACTCCTGGGGGGCATCATCGGAGGAGGGGAGAACTCCTTCATCGGCTACGCCCACAGAGCTGCGGCCACCCTGGACGGGGAGGCCGAGATCGTGGCGGGGGTCCTCTCGTCGGACCCCGAGCGGGGCAGGGCCCGAGGGGCCGCTTTGGGGCTGGACCCCAGCCGCGTCTATCCGGACTGCGAGAGCATGATACGCGGGGAGAAGGCCCTCCCCGAGGGACGGCGAGTCGACTTCGTGATCATAGCCGTTCCCAATGCGCCCCATCACGAGTTGTCGATGGCGTTTTTGAAGGAGGGATTCCACGTCTTCTCGGACAAGCCCATGGCGGTGTCCCTCGCTCAGGCCCTTTCGATCCGTGCGGAGGCGAAACGGCGCGGTCTCCTGTATGCCCTGACCCACGGCTACACCGGATATCCCATGGTCAAGCAGGCCCGGCATCTGGTCCGGGAGGGCGAACTCGGGAGGCTGCTTCGGGTCGTGGTGGAGTACACCCAAGGGTGGCTCGCCCCGCTCGTCGAAAATCCCGAGGCGTTTACGACATGGCATCTGAACCCCGATGTATCGGGCCCTTCCTGCACGATGATGGACGTCGGAGTACATGCGATCAACCTCGTTAACACCGTTACCGGCCTCGTCCCGGAGCAGATCTGCGCGGATCTTGGCTCCGCCATTCCCGGAAATCCTCTGGATGACAACGGCAGCGTTCTGATCCGCTTTGACGGCGGCGTGCGGGGCCTCCTCCACGCCTCTCAGGTCTCGTCGGGGGAGGGCAACGCCCTCAGGCTTAGAGTCTATGGGACGCGGGGCGGGCTTTTCTGGGATCAGGAAAACCCCGACGTGTTGGAGTGCATGAACCCCGACGGCACGAGCACGATCTACAGGAAGGGAAGCGCCTGTCTCTGCGAGGACGCCCGGGGGGCGGCCCGCCTTCCCGGAGGGCATCCGGAGGGGCTGGTTCGGGCTTTCGCCAACATCTACCAGGGCGGGTTCAAGGCCATCCGCGGCGAGAGGGACAGGCCGGGCTGGGATTATCCCTGCTCGTTTCAGGGGACTGTCACCCTGGCCTTCGTCGAGGCGGTCCTGAAAAGTTCCGCCTCCAAGTCCTGGACGGACGTTGCCCGGGTGGAATGA